In Stieleria varia, one genomic interval encodes:
- a CDS encoding polysaccharide biosynthesis/export family protein, which produces MIGWAAKSIAAGLLIASTTGCTALTQPIDGVPANRLPREFFAEPKNDLVPVDIAMLSLEPSREYLIGPGDILGVYIEGVLPFNPPNSPPEPPPVNFPDAESTLPPSIGYPIAVQEDGTLSLPLIEPLKVGDLTLEQVRDAVREAYIDSDILRPEKARPIVTIIKERTVDVIVVREDGGGGLSTNNLGSQFLTGGSDRSARGGLVKLKAYQNDILHALVETGGLPGLNAKNEVKVLRANRTNQAIRDKFMEQFYAQQRAAMLDPCACAPELPEDPTILRIPLRLPPGVMPQISRKDVELHDGDIIYIESRETEIFYTGGLLPGGQFPLPRDYDLDVLGAMAMAGNGAYGTGRQGGGGIGGLGGQIATLPPGLLYILRNTKCNGQVAIEVDLTEAINDPRKRPLIQAGDTLILQYKCEEELINFGLGTFFTFGIRELLAN; this is translated from the coding sequence ATGATCGGCTGGGCGGCCAAATCCATTGCGGCCGGATTGCTGATCGCATCGACAACCGGTTGCACCGCGCTGACGCAACCGATCGACGGAGTGCCAGCCAACCGACTGCCGCGTGAATTCTTTGCCGAGCCAAAGAATGATTTGGTGCCGGTCGACATCGCCATGCTGTCACTGGAACCGTCTCGTGAGTACCTCATCGGTCCGGGCGACATCCTGGGCGTTTACATCGAAGGCGTCTTGCCCTTCAATCCGCCCAACTCGCCGCCCGAACCCCCGCCGGTGAATTTCCCCGATGCGGAGAGCACTCTCCCCCCGTCGATCGGTTATCCGATTGCGGTTCAAGAAGACGGCACGCTTTCGCTGCCTCTGATCGAACCGCTCAAGGTCGGTGACTTGACGCTGGAACAAGTGCGTGACGCGGTCCGCGAAGCCTACATCGACAGCGACATTCTGCGTCCCGAGAAAGCTCGACCGATCGTGACGATCATCAAAGAACGTACGGTCGACGTGATCGTGGTCCGCGAAGACGGCGGTGGCGGGTTGTCGACGAACAACTTGGGCTCTCAGTTTCTGACCGGCGGCAGTGATCGCTCGGCACGTGGAGGCCTGGTCAAGCTGAAGGCATACCAGAACGACATTCTGCACGCTTTGGTCGAAACCGGTGGCCTGCCCGGCCTGAACGCAAAGAACGAGGTCAAGGTCCTGCGAGCCAATCGCACCAATCAGGCCATTCGCGATAAGTTCATGGAACAGTTCTACGCCCAACAACGCGCCGCGATGTTGGACCCCTGTGCCTGTGCCCCCGAGTTGCCCGAAGATCCCACGATCTTGCGAATCCCACTACGCCTGCCGCCAGGAGTGATGCCGCAAATCAGCCGCAAGGACGTCGAGCTGCACGACGGCGACATCATCTACATCGAGTCACGAGAAACGGAGATTTTCTACACCGGTGGTTTGCTCCCCGGTGGCCAGTTCCCGCTACCACGTGACTATGACCTCGACGTGCTGGGCGCCATGGCCATGGCGGGCAACGGAGCCTACGGCACCGGACGTCAAGGTGGCGGCGGAATCGGAGGCCTCGGTGGTCAAATCGCAACCCTGCCACCAGGACTGCTGTACATCCTTCGCAATACCAAATGCAACGGACAGGTTGCCATCGAAGTCGACTTGACCGAAGCGATCAACGATCCGAGAAAACGACCGTTGATCCAAGCAGGTGACACGCTGATCCTGCAATACAAGTGCGAAGAAGAGCTGATCAACTTCGGCCTGGGCACCTTCTTCACCTTCGGAATCCGCGAACTGCTTGCCAACTAA
- a CDS encoding histidine kinase: protein MPSVVFLSGDLMFASRVRAAAQANDLEFVLATQMPTELSEIRFVILDLATRSKLTETLVEQCGQLCPEAKLIAFGPHVQVSRLDAARAAGIPTVMTRGQFDRELAGKLFH from the coding sequence ATGCCCAGCGTCGTATTCCTATCGGGTGACTTGATGTTCGCGTCGCGTGTGCGTGCCGCCGCGCAGGCGAATGACCTCGAGTTTGTTCTGGCGACTCAAATGCCAACTGAGCTGAGTGAGATTCGGTTCGTGATTTTGGATCTGGCCACCCGGAGCAAGCTGACAGAGACGTTGGTCGAGCAATGTGGTCAGCTTTGTCCCGAGGCAAAGCTGATAGCCTTTGGTCCGCACGTGCAGGTTTCGCGGTTGGATGCCGCACGTGCAGCGGGGATACCAACGGTGATGACTCGCGGGCAATTCGATCGCGAGTTGGCAGGGAAACTCTTTCACTGA
- a CDS encoding sugar phosphate isomerase/epimerase family protein, with protein sequence MKYGMNLLLWSGEVTDELLPVCEQLKAAGFDGVELPMFNLDLDYASLGKKLDAMGLARTAVTIRGEEDNPISPDPAVRKKGIELTKKTLDCCAAAGVETLVGPYHSAIGYFSGEGPTQDEWKWGVQSMREVAEYAGQVGVMLGVEALNRFECYLLNAHGDSARFVREVDHPNCGMMYDTFHSNIEEKSIADAINAGGDKLIHIHISENDRSTPGKGIVRWDDNFDAIVKSGYDSWLVIEAFGLALPEIAAATKIWRRMFDDEITLATEGLAFMKREIEKRS encoded by the coding sequence ATGAAATACGGCATGAACCTGCTGCTCTGGAGCGGTGAAGTAACCGATGAGCTGCTGCCCGTTTGCGAACAACTCAAGGCCGCCGGTTTTGATGGTGTCGAATTGCCCATGTTCAATCTGGATTTGGACTACGCAAGTCTCGGTAAGAAACTCGATGCGATGGGATTGGCACGCACCGCCGTGACGATTCGTGGCGAAGAAGACAACCCGATCTCGCCGGATCCGGCTGTTCGAAAGAAAGGAATCGAGCTGACCAAGAAGACGCTCGACTGCTGTGCCGCGGCCGGTGTCGAAACCTTGGTCGGTCCCTATCACTCCGCGATCGGCTACTTTTCTGGTGAAGGCCCCACGCAGGACGAGTGGAAATGGGGCGTCCAGAGCATGCGTGAGGTCGCCGAGTATGCAGGTCAAGTCGGTGTGATGTTGGGCGTCGAAGCACTCAACCGGTTCGAGTGCTACCTGCTCAATGCCCACGGGGACTCCGCACGCTTTGTTCGTGAAGTCGACCACCCCAATTGTGGAATGATGTACGACACCTTCCATTCCAACATCGAGGAAAAGTCGATCGCTGATGCGATCAATGCCGGAGGTGACAAGCTGATTCACATTCACATCAGCGAGAACGATCGCAGCACGCCCGGCAAGGGAATCGTACGATGGGACGACAACTTTGACGCCATCGTCAAGAGCGGCTACGACAGTTGGCTTGTGATCGAAGCGTTCGGGTTGGCTTTGCCGGAGATCGCCGCGGCGACCAAGATTTGGCGTCGAATGTTCGATGACGAAATCACGTTGGCCACCGAAGGCTTGGCGTTCATGAAACGCGAAATCGAAAAGCGGTCTTGA
- a CDS encoding NUDIX hydrolase: MSVPIESAFQFCPRCGEANQSPASIPFRCAACGMTLFFGPVAAVGGLIVNEKGELLLVRRARNPGKGRWGLPGGFVDRGETIEQALQREVIEETQLRLVEQILLVTFPNSYDYHGVVSPVIDLFYLCRIDNDAEIKLARDELDHFVWTIPTAGHLDNMAFESNRRAIEYWLGDETPDMSRTQR; this comes from the coding sequence TGGTGAAGCCAACCAGTCGCCGGCAAGCATTCCGTTTCGATGCGCTGCCTGCGGAATGACATTGTTCTTCGGTCCGGTTGCCGCGGTGGGTGGCTTGATCGTCAACGAAAAAGGAGAATTGCTGTTGGTGCGTCGCGCACGCAACCCGGGCAAGGGACGTTGGGGATTACCCGGTGGCTTCGTCGATCGTGGCGAAACGATCGAACAAGCGTTGCAGCGAGAGGTCATCGAAGAAACCCAACTGCGTCTGGTTGAACAAATACTGTTGGTGACGTTTCCCAATTCGTACGACTACCACGGAGTGGTTTCACCGGTCATCGATTTGTTTTATCTTTGCCGAATCGATAATGATGCCGAGATCAAGTTGGCCCGCGATGAACTGGATCATTTCGTGTGGACGATTCCAACAGCCGGGCATTTGGACAACATGGCGTTTGAGTCCAATCGGCGAGCGATCGAGTATTGGCTCGGTGATGAAACACCAGATATGAGTCGGACTCAGCGATGA